A genomic segment from Acyrthosiphon pisum isolate AL4f chromosome A3, pea_aphid_22Mar2018_4r6ur, whole genome shotgun sequence encodes:
- the LOC100573835 gene encoding pancreatic triacylglycerol lipase, translated as MHTKHYGRTIFTISIAAYMVLNHVGLIKAASEVSNYDFWPSNILGKRAMQLVRDHLSRRQERKKSRTSKQICYDMVGCFPIPRTNYSPLMKSPQSPDTVDTKFLVMTRQNRSDLVLVTYGDRHVSMNNSNFRPELPTKIIIHGFKGSGHDKVAKLLGNALLDLEDANVIFVDWEKGAAGPGYALAAANTQLIGRQLAILITDMVALNGDPAKIHMIGFSLGAHVAGFAGKALKLIDIRVGRITGLDPASPLFRQMLSASLLSLSSDDAAFVDVVHTDGARIWSEGFGLFNPIGDVDYFPNGGLDQPGCEQVRGSVIVSRLEGTMNSSVVCNHLRALQFFLESLKAVSDPDACQFTTFPCPAGWSMFQKGECFPTNCTDSNCVTMGFAASQSKLRGPLYLTTRDSSPFCGRQLKASVLLSPKTSKLRGYLQISLEDGDNTANFKLRTKHTDYISGGLLAEGLSVARYEKSVQRYLNVELSFQSLAYQTENEKHGLNSIVNVVVDKVSIFDTEGNVWSNCTENSNLIHVDGTTIYAQTYSLSLFDAC; from the exons ATGCATACTAAACATTATGGCAGAACTATTTTCACCATATCCATCGCAGCGTATATGGTTTTAAACCACGTGGGTCTAATTAAAGCAGCGTCTGAAG TTtctaattatgatttttggccGTCAAATATATTGGGTAAGCGTGCGATGCAATTGGTCAGAGACCATTTGTCTAGAAGACAAGAGAGAAAAAAGTCGAGaacttcaaaacaaatttgttaCG ACATGGTCGGATGTTTCCCTATACCCCGGACCAATTATTCGCCGCTCATGAAATCGCCTCAATCGCCAGACACGGTGGACACGAAATTCTTGGTGATGACCCGACAGAATCGCAGTGATCTGGTTTTAGTCACGTACGGCGACCGGCACGTTTCGATGAACAACTCCAACTTCAGGCCTGAACTGCCGACCAAAATCATTATTCACGGGTTCAAAGGCAGCGGACACGACAAGGTGGCAAAACTCCTAGGCAACGCGCTCCTAGACCTG GAAGACGCGAATGTGATTTTCGTGGACTGGGAAAAAGGAGCCGCCGGGCCGGGCTACGCACTTGCAGCCGCCAACACGCAGTTGATCGGACGTCAGCTGGCGATATTGATCACGGACATGGTGGCGCTGAACGGTGACCCTGCCAAGATTCACATGATCGGGTTCAGCCTCGGTGCCCACGTGGCGGGTTTCGCAGGCAAGGCGTTGAAACTGATCGATATACGCGTCGGCAGAATTACAG GTCTGGATCCAGCGTCCCCGCTGTTCAGACAAATGTTGTCAGCCTCGCTGCTGTCACTGAGCTCAGACGACGCCGCATTCGTCGATGTAGTGCACACAGACGGTGCCAGGATATGGTCCGAGGGGTTCGGCTTGTTCAACCCGATCGGTGATGTCGACTATTTCCCAAACGGCGGTCTTGACCAGCCAGGTTGTGAACAAGTCCGCGGTTCGGTAATCGTAAGCCGGTTAG agGGAACGATGAACTCAAGCGTGGTGTGTAATCATCTCCGGGCGTTACAGTTCTTCCTGGAAAGTCTCAAAGCTGTGTCGGATCCTGACGCATGTCAGTTTACCACATTTCCGTGCCCTGCCGGATGGTCAATGTTTCAAAAAGGGGAGTGCTTCCCAACAAATTGCACAG ATTCAAATTGTGTAACCATGGGTTTTGCGGCATCTCAATCGAAACTCCGTGGTCCACTGTATTTGACAACTAGAGATTCAAGTCCATTTTGTG GGAGACAGCTCAAGGCATCCGTTTTACTATCTCCAAAAACATCTAAACTTCGAGGTTACTTGCAAATATCGTTAGAAGATGGTGACAATACGGCAAACTTTAAGCTCCGaacaaa GCATACGGATTATATTTCTGGCGGACTTCTAGCTGAAGGACTTTCAGTAGCTAGATATGAAAAATCTGTGCAAAGATATTTAAATGTCGAATTGAGTTTCCAATCATTAGCTTATCAAACTGAAAACGAAAAGCATGGGCTCAACAGTATTGTCAATGTGGTCGTGGACAAAGTATCCATTTTTGACACGGAAGGAAACGT ATGGTCTAATTGCACagagaattcaaatttaatccaTGTGGACGGAACAACGATATACGCCCAAACGTATTCTCTTTCATTATTTGATGCTTGTTAG